A DNA window from Drosophila pseudoobscura strain MV-25-SWS-2005 chromosome 2, UCI_Dpse_MV25, whole genome shotgun sequence contains the following coding sequences:
- the LOC117183388 gene encoding uncharacterized protein, whose translation MAARSGIPFPKYLTVSRLNSRIGLQRVMVEHICNALENICCGPVDFCQKLSNGTVLVKTWAANLSAAKLPQVCFLPNNIDVEVKEHRSLNQGRAVMHSYDLAKHSEAEILQQLQEHNVISVRKITRWRQQPSKKHETGLIILHFDTYPPPSIQLNGKIIRLHPYVPTPMRCRNCLLFGHPTRDCQRPSACLNCGYAKHLNIGEKCSRNQACVNCRTRKVPHSRHHTLDRTCPTFIWEDQIKAICIISRVSRRRAISIYNSQLPRDMSHFSEAARLSYLKAS comes from the coding sequence ATGGCGGCTCGCAGCGGAATACCGTTTCCCAAATATCTCACTGTATCCCGATTGAACTCCAGGATAGGACTGCAACGTGTGATGGTAGAACACATTTGTAATGCTCTTGAAAATATCTGCTGCGGCCCCGTCGATTTCTGCCAGAAGCTGAGCAACGGCACGGTGCTTGTGAAGACTTGGGCTGCCAACCTGAGCGCCGCAAAACTCCCGCAGGTGTGCTTCCTGCCCAACAACATCGATGTGGAGGTGAAGGAGCATCGCAGCCTCAACCAAGGCCGGGCGGTGATGCACTCGTACGACCTGGCGAAACACTCCGAGGCGGAGATactccagcagctgcaggagcaCAATGTGATCAGCGTCAGGAAGATCACTCGCTGGAGACAGCAGCCCAGCAAAAAGCACGAGACGGGTCTGATAATACTGCACTTTGATACCTATCCTCCGCCAAGTATTCAACTGAATGGCAAAATCATTCGACTCCATCCTTATGTGCCCACTCCAATGCGCTGCAGGAATTGCTTGCTCTTCGGGCACCCGACCAGGGACTGTCAACGTCCTTCGGCCTGCTTGAATTGCGGCTATGCGAAGCACCTGAACATCGGCGAGAAGTGCAGTCGGAATCAGGCCTGCGTCAATTGTCGGACGCGGAAGGTGCCCCACTCCAGACATCACACActcgacaggacgtgccccACCTTCATCTGGGAGGATCAGATCAAAGCCATCTGCATCATATCGAGGGTGTCGCGACGAAGGGCCATTTCGATCTATAATAGTCAGTTGCCCAGAGACATGAGCCATTTTTCCGAGGCGGCCAGGCTTTCCTACCTGAAAGCATCTTAA
- the LOC4800468 gene encoding aminopeptidase N-like: MKWILLFMVALGLGLAAASTSSSYSFYRLPTAVRPQKYHLKILTHLDNPEELRFAGTVRILVEALQNTKNITLHSKNLTIDESQITLRQISGEEKKDNCVSSTEVNQDHDFYVLNTCQELLAGNVYELSLPFAAELNKQLEGYYRSSYKDTDTNKTRWLSITQFEPASARAAFPCFDEPGYKAPFVVTLGFHKQYTGLSNMPAKETKPHESLADYIWVEFDESVPMSTYLVAYSVNDFANKPSTLPNSPLFRTWARPNAIDQCNYAAEFGPKVLQYYEQFFGIKFPLPKIDQIAIPDFNAGAMENWGLVTYREIALLFSPEHTSLADKQRLANVVAHELAHQWFGNLVTMKWWTDLWLNEGFATYIASLGVENINPEWRSLEQDSLSNLLTIFRKDALESSHPISRPIEVVSDIAESFDQISYQKGSSVLRMMHMFLGEESFRAGLQSYLQMYSYKNAEQDNLWESLTQAAHKFRALPKSYDIKSIMDSWTLQTGYPVINVTRDYGGKSAKLSQERYLLNTQISREHRGGCWWVPLSYTTQGEQDFNNTAPKAWMECGKTGESLSKTIQDLPGADQWVIFNTQLSTLYKVNYDSHNWKLLIETLTEGDFERIHVINRAQLIDDALYLAWTGEQDYEIAMRLIEYLQREREYLPWKSAFENLKRVSRILRQTPEFEFFKRYIKKLVTPIYLHLNGLNDTFSGIQQQDQILLKTMVANWACQYQVADCVPLALQYYRNWRSEADPDEKNPVPLNLRNTVYCTSIKYGTDADWEFLWTRYKKSNVAAEKRTILTSLGCSREVWVLQRYLEMAYDPNQAIRKQDSMWAFQAIAFNEVGFLLAKKYFMDNVNFLYKFYYPITKDMGRLLTPFSEQVFTQSDFNEFRNFVLLSRDSLKGLEQAIQQTLETMLTNVQWKERNYHQMSRSIQKLL; encoded by the exons ATGAAGTGGATTTTGCTGTTTATGGTGGCCCTTGGACTGGGCCTGGCCGcggccagcaccagctccagctatAGCTTTTATCGCCTGCCGACGGCAGTGCGGCCCCAGAAGTACCATCTGAAGATCCTGACCCATCTGGACAATCCGGAGGAGCTGCGTTTCGCTGGCACCGTCAGGATTCTGGTGGAGGCTCTGCAGAACACCAAGAACATAACGCTTCACTCCAAGAACCTCACCATAGACGAAAGCCAGATCACGCTCCGACAGATCAGCGGCGAGGAGAAGAAGGACAATTGTGTGTCCTCGACGGAGGTGAACCAGGATCATGACTTCTATGTCCTGAACACGTGCCAGGAGCTGCTGGCCGGCAATGTCTACGAGCTCTCGTTGCCCTTTGCCGCCGAACTGAACAAACAGCTGGAGGGCTACTACCGCAGCTCCTACAAGGATACCGACACCAACAAGACAAG ATGGCTCTCGATTACCCAATTCGAACCGGCCTCGGCTCGTGCGGCCTTCCCCTGCTTCGACGAGCCCGGCTACAAGGCTCCGTTTGTGGTTACCCTGGGATTCCACAAGCAGTACACGGGTCTCAGCAACATGCCGGCGAAGGAAACCAAGCCTCA CGAATCCCTGGCCGACTACATTTGGGTCGAGTTCGATGAGTCGGTGCCCATGTCCACCTATCTGGTGGCCTACTCCGTCAATGACTTTGCGAACAAGCCCTCCACGCTCCCGAACAGCCCGCTCTTCCGCACCTGGGCCCGTCCGAACGCCATCGATCAGTGCAACTATGCGGCAGAGTTCGGTCCGAAGGTCCTGCAGTACTATGAGCAGTTCTTTGGGATCAAGTTCCCTCTGCCCAAGATCGATCAGATTGCCATTCCCGACTTCAATGCCGGGGCCATGGAGAACTGGGGCCTGGTCACCTACAGGGAGATCGCGTTGCTGTTCTCTCCGGAGCACACCTCGCTGGCGGACAAGCAGCGGCTGGCCAATGTGGTGGCCCATGAGCTGGCGCATCAGTGGTTCGGCAATCTGGTGACGATGAAGTGGTGGACGGATCTCTGGCTGAACGAGGGCTTTGCCACGTACATTGCCAGTTTGGGTGTGGAGAACATCAATCCCGAGTGGCGGTCCCTGGAGCAGGACTCGCTGTCTAATCTGCTGACCATCTTCCGAAAGGACGCCCTGGAGAGCAGTCACCCGATCTCGCGACCCATCGAAGTGGTCTCGGATATAGCCGAGAGTTTCGACCAGATCTCATACCAGAAGGGGTCGTCGGTGCTGCGCATGATGCACATGTTCCTCGGGGAGGAGTCCTTCCGCGCGGGTCTGCAGTCGTATCTGCAGATGTACTCTTACAAGAACGCCGAGCAGGACAATCTTTGGGAGTCGCTGACCCAAGCGGCGCACAAGTTCCGCGCCCTGCCCAAGAGCTACGACATCAAGAGCATCATGGACTCGTGGACCCTGCAAACAGG CTATCCCGTGATCAATGTTACTCGGGATTACGGCGGCAAGAGTGCAAAGCTCAGCCAGGAGCGCTATCTGCTCAACACTCAGATCTCGCGGGAACATCGCGGCGGCTGCTGGTGGGTGCCTCTCAGCTACACCACCCAGGGGGAGCAGGACTTCAACAACACGGCGCCCAAGGCCTGGATGGAGTGCGGCAAGACCGGCGAGAGTCTGTCCAAGACCATACAGGACCTGCCCGGTGCCGACCAGTGGGTGATCTTCAATACCCAGCTGTCGACGCTCTATAAAGTGAACTACGATTCGCATAACTGGAAGCTGCTGATCGAGACCCTCACCGAAGGCGATTTCGAGAGGATCCATGTGATCAACCGGGCCCAGCTGATCGACGATGCCTTGTACCTGGCCTGGACCGGCGAACAGGACTACGAGATCGCCATGCGACTAATCGAATATCTGCAGCGGGAGCGCGAGTATCTGCCCTGGAAGTCGGCCTTCGAGAATCTGAAGCGTGTGAGCCGCATCTTGCGACAGACGCCAGAGTTTGAGTTCTTCAAG CGTTACATTAAGAAGCTGGTTACACCGATCTACCTGCATTTGAACGGCCTCAACGACACATTCAGCGGCATACAGCAGCAGGATCAGATACTGCTCAAGACCATGGTCGCCAATTGGGCGTGCCAGTACCAGGTTGCCGACTGTGTGCCCCTTGCCCTGCAATACTACCGCAACTGGCGATCGGAGGCGGATCCGGACGAGAAGAACCCGGTGCCGCTTAATCTGAGGAACACCGTGTACTGCACCTCCATCAAATATGGCACGGATGCGGACTGGGAGTTCCTTTGGACGCGCTACAAGAAGTCGAATGTGGCTGCCGAGAAGCGTACCATACTGACCTCCCTGGGCTGCTCGCGAGAGGTGTGGGTGCTGCAGCGCTATCTGGAAATGGCCTACGATCCCAACCAGGCCATACGCAAGCAGGACTCAATGTGGGCCTTCCAGGCGATCGCCTTCAACGAAGTGGGCTTCCTGCTGGCCAAGAAATACTTCATGGACAATGTGAACTTCCTCTACAAGTT CTACTATCCGATAACGAAGGATATGGGTCGTCTGTTGACGCCCTTCTCGGAGCAGGTCTTCACCCAGAGCGACTTCAATGAGTTCAGGAACTTTGTCCTGCTGTCACGAGACTCGCTCAAGGGCCTGGAGCAGGCCATTCAACAGACACTCGAGACGATGCTCACCAATGTGCAATGGAAGGAGCGCAACTACCACCAAATGTCGCGCTCCATTCAGAAGCTCCTCTAA
- the LOC6896763 gene encoding aminopeptidase N-like isoform X1 → MPALLYSLICCGLLCLPLCGSEYTYPRLPKSVKPLSYNLTVLTHLHGPKKFTFEGEVHIQFVTRVETDNITLHVGNITIHESKIKIIALDGNDTAFELDGTGEVPERQYYMLYVNVKFVPDVVYELRMAFSGDIIEAGDGYYWNKYTDRQNDTRFLTATQFQPTLARDVFPCFDEPSLKANFTIILGHDKAYHSLSNMPVKKITPHPELHKYVWTEFEETVPMPTYLVAFSVNDFDHTTTIKSDSGVEFRSWARHDTNATTLAAMIYGNVMGFQVLQSLEKLFGINYALPKMDQMAVPNYTGAMEHWGLVTYQESRIFCTDDTTVAGRHAIAGMVAHEMAHQWFGNLVTAKWWSDVWLNEGFASYLGCYVLQDLMPNQDPCEHTIVTSLRTIFSEDANNNSQSFSRSVMDGDEISATFDEFSYGKGGIVFRMLHHFLGTDAFKAGMRDYLKRFAYGNAGKKDLWEAFTRAAEDQPELPANISVATIMNSWTRQPGYPLINVTRNYDTGSANITQQRFLQDQQEDTREDCWWIPLSFTTAKRLDFMNTEPRHWFQCPSDSDSGTDSVPDVLTIPLHVSDKQWVIFNLRISGLYKVNYDRQNWELLVDTLNSEHFSKIHALNRAQLVDDSLLLAWSGYIPYDVALPLVRYLSRELDAVPWLMAMASLQKLTSIMKRTAHYPSFRGFAQLITTPIYKHLGGLKDKRDLSLKKQILKAQLVSWACAHRVDRCIKDAKDLFLRWRSASLPDKHNPIPVDLRPAVYCTAIAEGDEINWYFLWRRYNSHSNLQPRGMLLSALACTQRPWVVLKLLDFIMRPKGVMPDEDVIAAVDSLTNQDVGFHIAKAYLIERFTGTLPKSRRTVVNFTHLLIALTRKIHTESDARYFSGLIRLHIPNIQSEEMMHRLRQAVSTMVGSVKWRARHAKTAASALRKAMKYKDTEEVVRVEEYGG, encoded by the exons ATGCCGGCACTTTTGTATTCTCTCATTTGTTGTGGATTGCTCTGTTTACCGCTATGCGGATCTGAATACACCTATCCCCGGCTGCCGAAATCGGTGAAACCCTTGAGCTACAACCTAACGGTTCTCACCCATCTGCATGGACCCAAGAAATTCACCTTCGAAGGCGAAGTCCACATTCAGTTCGTGACGCGAGTCGAAACAGACAATATAACGCTACATGTCGGAAATATTACGATCCACGAAtccaaaattaaaatcattgCTCTAGACGGCAATGACACCGCATTTGAGCTCGATGGAACCGGAGAAGTTCCGGAGAGACAATACTATATGTTGTACGTGAATGTGAAGTTTGTACCCGATGTGGTCTACGAGCTGAGAATGGCCTTCTCCGGCGATATAATTGAGGCCGGAGATGGCTACTACTGGAATAAGTACACGGACCGACAGAACGATACCAG ATTTCTGACGGCCACTCAGTTCCAGCCAACCCTCGCGCGGGATGTGTTCCCCTGTTTCGATGAGCCCAGTCTGAAGGCGAATTTTACCATCATATTGGGTCACGACAAGGCCTATCACTCGCTCAGCAATATGCCCGTTAAAAAAATCACTCCACA CCCTGAGCTGCACAAATACGTTTGGACTGAATTTGAGGAGACCGTTCCTATGCCCACCTACCTGGTGGCCTTCTCCGTGAACGACTTTGATCATACAACGACGATAAAGTCCGACAGCGGTGTGGAGTTTCGCTCCTGGGCCCGTCACGACACCAACGCCACGACCCTGGCTGCCATGATATATGGCAATGTTATGGGCTTCCAGGTTTTGCAGAGTCTGGAGAAACTGTTCGGGATCAACTACGCCCTGCCGAAGATGGATCAGATGGCCGTGCCCAACTATACGGGAGCGATGGAACACTGGGGCTTGGTCACCTACCAGGAATCGCGGATCTTCTGCACAGACGATACGACGGTCGCTGGCCGACACGCAATCGCGGGGATGGTGGCCCATGAGATGGCCCATCAGTGGTTCGGTAATCTGGTGACGGCCAAGTGGTGGTCGGATGTGTGGCTCAACGAGGGGTTTGCCTCGTACCTTGGCTGCTATGTCCTGCAAGATCTGATGCCTAATCAAGATCCTTGCGAGCACACGATTGTCACGAGTCTGCGCACGATTTTCAGTGAGGATGCGAACAACAACTCGCAGAGTTTCTCGCGGTCCGTAATGGACGGCGATGAGATCAGCGCCACCTTCGACGAGTTCTCCTACGGGAAAGGTGGCATTGTCTTTCGAATGCTGCACCACTTTCTGGGTACTGACGCATTCAAGGCGGGCATGCGTGACTATCTGAAGCGGTTCGCCTACGGCAACGCAGGCAAGAAGGATCTTTGGGAGGCTTTCACTCGGGCAGCGGAAGATCAACCTGAGCTGCCGGCCAACATCAGTGTGGCCACCATTATGAACTCGTGGACGAGGCAGCCGGGTTATCCGCTGATAAATGTCACCCGCAACTATGATACTGGCTCAGCGAATATCACGCAGCAGCGCTTCCTGCAGGATCAGCAGGAGGATACGCGGGAGGATTGCTGGTGGATACCACTCTCCTTCACAACGGCCAAACGTTTGGACTTTATGAACACCGAACCTCGCCATTGGTTCCAGTGTCCGAGCGATTCAGATTCCGGTACAGATTCTGTTCCAGATGTATTGACAATTCCATTGCACGTCTCGGACAAGCAGTGGGTCATCTTCAATCTGCGCATTTCTGGCCTTTACAAAGTCAACTACGACAGGCAGAACTGGGAGCTTCTTGTTGACACCTTGAACAGCGAACACTTCAGCAAGATTCACGCCCTGAACCGGGCCCAGCTGGTCGACGATTCCCTCCTTCTGGCCTGGAGCGGGTACATCCCGTACGACGTGGCCCTGCCACTGGTGAGGTATCTGAGCCGGGAGCTGGACGCTGTGCCCTGGCTGATGGCCATGGCCAGTCTGCAGAAACTGACCAGCATCATGAAGCGCACAGCCCATTATCCCAGCTTCAGG GGCTTTGCACAGCTGATAACGACACCCATCTACAAGCACCTTGGGGGACTCAAAGACAAGAGGGATCTGAGCCTCAAAAAGCAAATCCTCAAGGCACAGCTCGTTTCGTGGGCCTGTGCCCACAGGGTGGACCGCTGTATAAAGGATGCGAAGGATTtatttctccgctggcgatcGGCCAGCCTTCCGGACAAACACAATCCCATTCCCGTGGACCTCCGTCCTGCCGTCTACTGCACGGCCATTGCCGAGGGCGATGAAATAAATTGGTACTTCCTGTGGCGGCGCTACAACAGTCACAGCAATCTGCAGCCGCGTGGCATGCTTCTGAGCGCCCTGGCCTGCACGCAGAGACCGTGGGTGGTGCTCAAGCTCTTGGATTTCATTATGCGACCGAAGGGCGTAATGCCCGATGAAGATGTTATTGCTGCCGTGGATTCGCTGACCAATCAGGACGTGGGCTTTCACATAGCCAAGGCCTATTTGATCGAACGTTTCACGGGAACTTTACC CAAAAGCCGCAGGACCGTTGTGAATTTCACCCATCTGCTGATTGCCTTGACCCGAAAGATCCACACCGAGAGCGATGCGCGATACTTTTCCGGCTTGATTCGACTGCACATTCCGAACATCCAGTCGGAGGAAATGATGCATAGGCTCCGGCAGGCCGTGAGCACGATGGTGGGCAGCGTTAAATGGCGGGCACGCCATGCCAAGACTGCGGCCAGTGCACTCCGGAAGGCTATGAAGTACAAGGACACAGAGGAGGTGGTAAGAGTGGAGGAGTATGGGGGCTAG
- the LOC6896763 gene encoding aminopeptidase N-like isoform X2: protein MFQPTLARDVFPCFDEPSLKANFTIILGHDKAYHSLSNMPVKKITPHPELHKYVWTEFEETVPMPTYLVAFSVNDFDHTTTIKSDSGVEFRSWARHDTNATTLAAMIYGNVMGFQVLQSLEKLFGINYALPKMDQMAVPNYTGAMEHWGLVTYQESRIFCTDDTTVAGRHAIAGMVAHEMAHQWFGNLVTAKWWSDVWLNEGFASYLGCYVLQDLMPNQDPCEHTIVTSLRTIFSEDANNNSQSFSRSVMDGDEISATFDEFSYGKGGIVFRMLHHFLGTDAFKAGMRDYLKRFAYGNAGKKDLWEAFTRAAEDQPELPANISVATIMNSWTRQPGYPLINVTRNYDTGSANITQQRFLQDQQEDTREDCWWIPLSFTTAKRLDFMNTEPRHWFQCPSDSDSGTDSVPDVLTIPLHVSDKQWVIFNLRISGLYKVNYDRQNWELLVDTLNSEHFSKIHALNRAQLVDDSLLLAWSGYIPYDVALPLVRYLSRELDAVPWLMAMASLQKLTSIMKRTAHYPSFRGFAQLITTPIYKHLGGLKDKRDLSLKKQILKAQLVSWACAHRVDRCIKDAKDLFLRWRSASLPDKHNPIPVDLRPAVYCTAIAEGDEINWYFLWRRYNSHSNLQPRGMLLSALACTQRPWVVLKLLDFIMRPKGVMPDEDVIAAVDSLTNQDVGFHIAKAYLIERFTGTLPKSRRTVVNFTHLLIALTRKIHTESDARYFSGLIRLHIPNIQSEEMMHRLRQAVSTMVGSVKWRARHAKTAASALRKAMKYKDTEEVVRVEEYGG from the exons ATG TTCCAGCCAACCCTCGCGCGGGATGTGTTCCCCTGTTTCGATGAGCCCAGTCTGAAGGCGAATTTTACCATCATATTGGGTCACGACAAGGCCTATCACTCGCTCAGCAATATGCCCGTTAAAAAAATCACTCCACA CCCTGAGCTGCACAAATACGTTTGGACTGAATTTGAGGAGACCGTTCCTATGCCCACCTACCTGGTGGCCTTCTCCGTGAACGACTTTGATCATACAACGACGATAAAGTCCGACAGCGGTGTGGAGTTTCGCTCCTGGGCCCGTCACGACACCAACGCCACGACCCTGGCTGCCATGATATATGGCAATGTTATGGGCTTCCAGGTTTTGCAGAGTCTGGAGAAACTGTTCGGGATCAACTACGCCCTGCCGAAGATGGATCAGATGGCCGTGCCCAACTATACGGGAGCGATGGAACACTGGGGCTTGGTCACCTACCAGGAATCGCGGATCTTCTGCACAGACGATACGACGGTCGCTGGCCGACACGCAATCGCGGGGATGGTGGCCCATGAGATGGCCCATCAGTGGTTCGGTAATCTGGTGACGGCCAAGTGGTGGTCGGATGTGTGGCTCAACGAGGGGTTTGCCTCGTACCTTGGCTGCTATGTCCTGCAAGATCTGATGCCTAATCAAGATCCTTGCGAGCACACGATTGTCACGAGTCTGCGCACGATTTTCAGTGAGGATGCGAACAACAACTCGCAGAGTTTCTCGCGGTCCGTAATGGACGGCGATGAGATCAGCGCCACCTTCGACGAGTTCTCCTACGGGAAAGGTGGCATTGTCTTTCGAATGCTGCACCACTTTCTGGGTACTGACGCATTCAAGGCGGGCATGCGTGACTATCTGAAGCGGTTCGCCTACGGCAACGCAGGCAAGAAGGATCTTTGGGAGGCTTTCACTCGGGCAGCGGAAGATCAACCTGAGCTGCCGGCCAACATCAGTGTGGCCACCATTATGAACTCGTGGACGAGGCAGCCGGGTTATCCGCTGATAAATGTCACCCGCAACTATGATACTGGCTCAGCGAATATCACGCAGCAGCGCTTCCTGCAGGATCAGCAGGAGGATACGCGGGAGGATTGCTGGTGGATACCACTCTCCTTCACAACGGCCAAACGTTTGGACTTTATGAACACCGAACCTCGCCATTGGTTCCAGTGTCCGAGCGATTCAGATTCCGGTACAGATTCTGTTCCAGATGTATTGACAATTCCATTGCACGTCTCGGACAAGCAGTGGGTCATCTTCAATCTGCGCATTTCTGGCCTTTACAAAGTCAACTACGACAGGCAGAACTGGGAGCTTCTTGTTGACACCTTGAACAGCGAACACTTCAGCAAGATTCACGCCCTGAACCGGGCCCAGCTGGTCGACGATTCCCTCCTTCTGGCCTGGAGCGGGTACATCCCGTACGACGTGGCCCTGCCACTGGTGAGGTATCTGAGCCGGGAGCTGGACGCTGTGCCCTGGCTGATGGCCATGGCCAGTCTGCAGAAACTGACCAGCATCATGAAGCGCACAGCCCATTATCCCAGCTTCAGG GGCTTTGCACAGCTGATAACGACACCCATCTACAAGCACCTTGGGGGACTCAAAGACAAGAGGGATCTGAGCCTCAAAAAGCAAATCCTCAAGGCACAGCTCGTTTCGTGGGCCTGTGCCCACAGGGTGGACCGCTGTATAAAGGATGCGAAGGATTtatttctccgctggcgatcGGCCAGCCTTCCGGACAAACACAATCCCATTCCCGTGGACCTCCGTCCTGCCGTCTACTGCACGGCCATTGCCGAGGGCGATGAAATAAATTGGTACTTCCTGTGGCGGCGCTACAACAGTCACAGCAATCTGCAGCCGCGTGGCATGCTTCTGAGCGCCCTGGCCTGCACGCAGAGACCGTGGGTGGTGCTCAAGCTCTTGGATTTCATTATGCGACCGAAGGGCGTAATGCCCGATGAAGATGTTATTGCTGCCGTGGATTCGCTGACCAATCAGGACGTGGGCTTTCACATAGCCAAGGCCTATTTGATCGAACGTTTCACGGGAACTTTACC CAAAAGCCGCAGGACCGTTGTGAATTTCACCCATCTGCTGATTGCCTTGACCCGAAAGATCCACACCGAGAGCGATGCGCGATACTTTTCCGGCTTGATTCGACTGCACATTCCGAACATCCAGTCGGAGGAAATGATGCATAGGCTCCGGCAGGCCGTGAGCACGATGGTGGGCAGCGTTAAATGGCGGGCACGCCATGCCAAGACTGCGGCCAGTGCACTCCGGAAGGCTATGAAGTACAAGGACACAGAGGAGGTGGTAAGAGTGGAGGAGTATGGGGGCTAG